A portion of the Oxynema aestuarii AP17 genome contains these proteins:
- a CDS encoding shikimate dehydrogenase, whose protein sequence is MQAITGKTKLLGVIGHPVEHSLSPVMHNAAIAALSATEGEQVDYVYLPFPVKPEGLSAAVAGFEAVGLCGFNITIPHKQSIVAFLDEVSPVARAVGAVNTVWRTPTGWAGTNTDVEGFLAPLRARDRPWKGTQATILGAGGAARAIVAGCAELGCEAIVVVGRDRAKLDIFARSWAESPIAIAPLSMGLWEDLPAVLAQTDLLVNATPVGMHPQVDRTPVEASLLAQLPAEAIVYDLIYTPNPTRLLREARQVGAVAIDGLEMLVQQGAAALQLWLNRPVPVDVMRRSLQEHLGSI, encoded by the coding sequence ATGCAGGCGATTACAGGAAAGACAAAACTCCTCGGGGTCATCGGTCATCCCGTGGAACATTCCCTCTCCCCGGTGATGCACAATGCGGCGATCGCGGCCCTGTCCGCCACTGAAGGGGAGCAAGTCGATTACGTTTACCTTCCTTTCCCGGTCAAACCGGAGGGTTTAAGTGCGGCAGTTGCCGGGTTTGAGGCGGTCGGTTTGTGCGGTTTTAATATCACAATACCTCACAAGCAGTCGATCGTCGCCTTCTTGGACGAAGTGTCTCCGGTCGCGCGGGCGGTGGGGGCGGTGAATACGGTGTGGCGCACCCCCACGGGATGGGCCGGGACGAATACGGACGTGGAGGGCTTTTTGGCGCCGTTACGGGCGCGCGATCGCCCCTGGAAGGGAACCCAAGCGACGATTTTAGGGGCGGGGGGCGCCGCGCGGGCGATCGTGGCGGGCTGTGCGGAACTGGGGTGCGAGGCGATCGTCGTGGTGGGTCGCGATCGCGCCAAACTCGACATTTTCGCGCGCAGTTGGGCGGAATCGCCGATCGCGATCGCCCCGCTTTCAATGGGCCTCTGGGAGGATCTGCCCGCCGTGTTGGCGCAAACAGACTTGCTGGTCAATGCGACTCCGGTGGGGATGCACCCCCAGGTGGATCGCACTCCAGTCGAGGCGTCGCTACTGGCCCAATTACCTGCCGAGGCGATCGTCTACGACCTCATTTATACCCCCAATCCGACGCGGTTGTTGCGAGAGGCGCGCCAAGTCGGCGCCGTGGCGATCGACGGCTTGGAAATGTTGGTGCAACAAGGGGCCGCCGCCTTACAACTCTGGTTAAATCGACCCGTTCCCGTGGACGTGATGCGTCGGT